In the genome of Calothrix sp. PCC 6303, the window GAGATATGTCACGTCTATCTTGATTCGACAGGGGAAATCCAATTTATTTATCCCATATTGTCAATTCCAAAACTTTATCTATAGTCTTAAACAGGCTAAATTTGCGCTGCTATTTAGAACATAAAATATCAATTTAAAATTAAAATGAGAAATTAAATCTATGAGTATTTTTAAAGTAGAAGTAGTGAAAATAATTGATATTCAACCCCATCCCAATGCTGATCGATTAGATATAATTAGGTTTGATGGGATGGCATATCAAGTAATCACCGTCAAAGGGAATTTTAACCTGGGAGATTTTGCCTTTTATTTCCCTATAGATAGTGTCATTCCCGAAAAATATATTGATGCATTTGGAATTAGAAACTACTATTCTAAAAAACTGCGTGCAGCAAAACTGCGAGGAATCTTTTCTGAGGGTTTACTAATACCGGTTGATGAAGATTTTTCCGGAAAAATTGGGGATGACTACACCGAATACTTCGGAGTTAAGAAATATGAATATCCCATTCCCCAAGGGATGAGTGGAGATATGGAAAGTCATATCGGACAATATAGATTTCCTAGTCCCGAAAATATCAAGCGATATCGAGACGTATTAATTACAGGAGAGGAAGTTGTTGTCAGCGAGAAGCTTCACGGAACTAACTTTACAGTTCTTGTAGAAGCTGATGGAACTGTAAAAATCGGTAGTCATAACTATTTTTGGAAAAACAATGATATCAACCAAAACTTAGTTTACATTCGTGCCTATCGTGAAACTGAGTCTTTGCAAAAATTACCACCCGAAACCCAAGTTTTTGGAGAAATATATGGAGTCCAAGATATTAAATACGGTTTGAGTCAAGGGAAAATTGGACTCGCATTGTTTGCTGTGCGTCACCAAGGGGTATTTTTAAATTACAATAGCTTTATTGACTTTTGCCAAAAATATTCTCTGCCAACTGTGCCAATTCTTTACCAAGGAGCTTTTAGTTGGGATATAGTAGAGAAATTCAACAATATTGACAGTGTTTTATTTCCTAGTTGTATGATGGAAGGAGTGATAATTCAACCTACAATTGAGCGAACACACCCGGAAATTGGTCGAGTTGTCCTGAAATCTATTAGTGATCGATATTTACTACGTCAAGGTGGCACAGAATTGCATTAGATGGGTAAACTTAGTTAAATATCGCAGTCAAATATCGAAAGTTTTGGAGTTGTGTGCCGAATTGCATAACTAAGATTTACAGCATATACTCGACATTCAGAATTATATCTTTCCAAAGTGATGCAAGAAGAAAAAATTCTTTTTCTCTGTACAGGTAATTACTACCGTAGTCGTTTCGCGGAACATTTGTTCAACCACCAAGCAAATCAAGAAGGTTTGGATTGGTTGGCAGATTCCCGTGGTTTGGCTTTAGAAAGGGGTGCGAATAATGTGGGGAAAATGTCGCATTACGCAGTAGCTGCATTGAGGAGAAAGGGGATTGTCTTGGGTGAAGACGAACGTTTACCGCAGCAATTGCAGCTAATTGACTTGAAAACTTCAGTTCGGATAATTGCCTTAGATAAATCAGAACATCTACCATTAATGCAGGAAAGATTCCCACAATGGGCAGATAAAATTGAATATTGGTTGGTACATGATATTGATAAAACTGCTGCAAATGAAGCTTTAGTACAAATTGAGATGAATATATTGGATTTGATTCGACAGTTAACCCAATTCAAATTAATGAATAAATTAACTTGAAACATTTAGGTATCACCCTAAAATTTCAACCATTTGCAATTTAATCGAATTAAAATATATGGATTACTCTTATTACAACAGTGGCGATAATTCTAACCCCAACAACAACCGCAATAACCTTTTAGCCAATGGTTGGCGACCTGTACAGCGGGATTTTGATATAGGATATTTTTGGCATGTTCTGCAAAATGATGCCAGAGAACTTAGTCAAAAAAGTATGAATTTAGCAAGTTATTATGCTGATGCTTTAGGTAGAACTAATTACTCTTGGTGGGCAAATTTAATTAATGTCACTTCAGACTATACGAGAGGTGAATTTGAAAAGTTTTGGGCTTATATTACACCAGATCCGATGTCACCCGACTATCGTTATAAAGATGTTTTGAGTACAGAAACACCAATTGTCCAATTTGTCAGCCGTAATAATATTCCCATCGATTATGTTTTAAATCGGTTGCAGGAAATAACTGTTTTGCGGACTTTAGAAATTTTAGGTCGTCCTGATATTATCACTCAGTATTATTCGGAGCGAGATTTCTATTTTCCTGCCGAAAAATTTAAGAGTTGGGAACGGTTGGATGTGATCAATACGGTGTACGCTTATTGGTCTAAGGAAGATATTTGGCTGCAAATTGATCCTTATGAACGCGGTAGACGTAGCTATACTTTAATGGCGAAGAATATGGCACCATTAATTAATAAGGCTACCTATGATTTGGCAGTGATGCTAAGTGGATATCAAACCCGTGTGGGTAAGGTTCATAGTCAATTTGAAATTCGCAGTTTCCCGAAAGATATTCAAAGCTTTACTGATGAAGTACAGCAAACGATTTTGAATCAGCATCAATTAGCTGTGTTGGTACATGGTGAACCGGGAACTGGAAAAACCGTGTGGACTCAAGCTGTAGCAAAAGAAGTTTTGATGCCTTTGGGCTATGTGATCTTTATTTTAGACCATGACGCGATCGCTAACTTTGTTCCGCCCACATATTTGGAGAGAATTTGCATCATCATCAATGAAGCTGACAACCTCGCGCAAAATCGAGCTTCGGAAGTAGCGCAGTATAATAATAAGACTGAACATATTTTGAGTTTGTTAGATGGTACCCTATATCAAAGTGTGATTGATGATAAGGGAATTCAGTCACAGCAACGTTTAGTCATTTTGTTAACCTGTAATACCACCGAACGTTTAGACCCTGCGATGTTGCGGAAAGGTAGAGTAGATTTGATGTATGAATTTGTACAAAAGTTTGTTTAAGAGCTTTGTTGTGCATCTATCAAAGACTAGCAGCAATGTTTCGACGAAAGGCTGCTAGCAAATGACGAATGCTTTTTACCAACTTTTACTAGTAAGTAAACTGGGTTGGTCGTATTAACACCCTAATGATTTAAATCTCCATCCACGATTAGATTACCACTAATCGGGTATAAGTAGTCAAGCTTTTTTTGTTAAATTCTTAAATGTGCTTACAGCTATTTTAGGCAGTAGGGGGAAGCACGAATATTTCGGTTGACTGTGCCTTCCAATTAGTTTTCAATAACTTCGGCTTATTTTTGCCTATTGAATTCTCTATCTGCTGCAATAAGTTTAAAAACAACAACACCCAAGCTGCGACTTGCTAAACTATTTTCTCTCATTTATTCTGCCACTTAGGGTTGCACCAATTAATTCCACACCGGCTGTGAAAATATAATAAGTTGCATAGCCCCCTCTGGACTACAACTATGAGAAAATGTAAGCTTTCGAGTTGGGTGTTGCTGCTAGTTTACGAGACAGATTATTTAACAGTTTCTTTCTCCTTAAATTGGAACTAACTTATATGCAATCGACTGTTTTATCTGCCAGGGAAGCTTTATTCATTTGCTTCTACTATTAAAGTAGCACTGTTAAATTAAGATAAATTAGATTAGAAAACAAACTTTACTTTTATTAGTTTTTCTCAAAAATTAGGTTTACGTTTAGTAACACACCTATTAAAAAACAAGACTGGGAATTGATTTCCATCTGGGTACCGACTAACGACCAAAACCCGCTTTCTTCAGTTATACCAATTTGAAAAAACAATTCGACAGATAGATATTTGTAGAGACGTGGCACTGCTACGTCTCTACTGTTTGATGTGTTGCAATCATTATTTGAATTGGTATTAGAATATGAAAAATCTTTGTATTTAGCCCTTCAGAAACCGAGATTATCGGCTTCACGGAAAGCTTTGAATAACGTCAAAATGACTAGTTCTAATGTACATCTGAAACTATTGTAAAGACGCAGCAATGCTACGTCTCTACGTCTTTTTGAGCCCTAGATATATTCTGCTGACTGATGTTAAATTTTTGGCATTACTACAACAGTTTTTCGAGCTTCATCACGTTGTAAGCCGACATAATCTTGTAATTGTCGTCGTGCAGCTTCAAATGCATCTCGAATTGCCACATAAACATCACTATGATTTGGCTCATCTAGTGGGTTGCGATTGACTACTAATTCACCATTAGGAACAGTAATATCGATTCTGACATGATAAAGGTTGCCTTTGCGTTGATGGCGATGGGGATTATCAACGGTAACTCTACAGCTAATTATGTGGTCATAAAACCGCTCTAGCTTATTCACATTCTCGCTAATTTTTTCTTCCACTGCTGGCGATGCATCAACATTATGAAAGGTGATTTGTAGTTTGTCTTTCATAAATCATCCTCACTCTTAAATGCTTTTTTAGCTTATGTCCTTTAGAGTAGAACTAAATTGTGAGGAAGTTGTGAGGAATTTGTCCTAGATTGGAGAAGCCAAGGTGCTGAAACACCGGTTTTTATGGGTTATTAGCCACAGATGTAGATCTAAGCTGTTTTTCATCCGGTGAATGAAGCCAGAAAGCAGTCACGATAAAAAAATTTCACCCGTAGTCTGTAAGCGGTTTCCCCATACTCGCTTCTGCAAAAATTAGCAAATTGGAAAATACATGCCGATAAGTTAATCTGCGAGTCAATTTTCACTAAGGTAGTAGTAAACTAAAGATTTGTGCTGCTGCCTTGGTTGAAACTACGCTGAACTTCGCGCTAATGATGTTTCTCTATTGGAGAAGTCGTCCTGAAGGAAGCAAATGGCACATAGATACAATAAACCTTGCGATCGCAAGGTGACACTAACCTGGGGAGTTACGTTTAAAGTATGATATTACTCGGTTCATTGGTATCTTCCCGAAATAATAACTTGGGTGTAGGGAAGGTAGTTAATCTGTCTGATGCCCTAGCAACAGTTGAGTATTTTTGCTCAGTTGGGCAGCGGATAGAAAGAAGTTTACCCTTAGACTCGCTGTCTCGGTTTAAACTAGAGCGTCAGACTCGATGCTATCTTTATCAAGAAAGTTCTAAAACTTGGATTATTGGTAGAGTCTATGAGTGGGATGAGGATATTTGTCGGTATCAAATTGATTTACCCAGTAAAAAAACCATCTTAGTCAGCGAGAAGGAAATTTACATTCGTTGTAGACTACCTCAAGCAGATCCAATTGAAACTTTAGCAATGAAAGGGCAAGAAACGCCCTATTTTCATGATCGTCGATTCGCTTTAGTCAAATCATTGATCTCACAACGTGCAGTAAGTCGAGGGATGACAGGATTAATTTCTGCCAACGTTAAACTTTTTCCCCACCAAGCCGAAGTTGTGCGACGTGTATTGGAAGACCCCATTCAACGTTATTTACTAGCAGATGAAGTTGGCTTAGGAAAAACCATAGAAGCTGGGGCAATTCTACGTCAATACCTTTTGGATGAAACTTCAGGATATGCAGTGGTTATAGTTCCCCAGTATCTATTATCACAATGGAAAACTGAGCTAGAAAATAAGTTTTACATCTCCCATTTTCCCAAAAGGGTAGCAGTGCTTGCGGTTGAGGATATTCAAAAGATTAACCCAAAAGTCAAAATTGGCTTACTTATTTTGGACGAAGCACACCATATTGCAGCAATGGGAACCTCTAAAGATGCAGCAAAACAGAAGCTTTTTGAGGCTTATAGGAGTCTCGCACACAAATGCGATCGCTTACTGCTACTTTCGGCAACTCCAGTTCTCAACCACGAACAAGATTTTCTGGCAATGCTGCATTTTCTTGACCCCAGCACCTATCAACTCAACGATTTAGCTAGTTTTCGAGATAAGGTACTAAAACGCCAAGATATTGGTAGGGTGCTGCTGTCGTTTAAAGAAGATGCAGATTCTCTCGTCCTCAAAACTAATCTCAAAACACTTCGCAATCTCTTTCCCGAAGATAATTATTTATTGGAATTAACAGCTAGCTTAGAAGGTATTATAGAAGCCAAAGTTGGTGATCTCATCACAACCGTCAGGGCAATTCGTACCCACATCAGCGACACCTACAGACTTCACCGTCGAATGCTTCGCAATCGTCGTGCTTCCGTCGAAGATGTAATTTTTGACCGCAAAATTACCCTCAAAGCCGAATATGATCTAGATGAGCGCAGTTATGACATCCATGAAATAATTGAACAATGGCGCAGCGCAGCACCTGATGAGGCAAAATACCATCAGATTTTTCTCTTGTTATTTCGCGCTTCTGGCACTTGGTTAGGTATTTTAGAACAGGTAATTAAAGGACGTTTGTCGGGTATATCCTCCCCAGTATTAGTTCAAGAATTTGGTGCCGAATCTAATAGCATCATTACCCAAACCCCAAAATTTACCAACGAAGACGAGATTTTACAAAGTTTACTGCAAGTTATTCAACAACCTTCAGAAGATGGAGACAGACTAGAATTACTCAAAACAGTTATACTCCATCATCTCTGCGAACCTTTGAAGCTACAATCATTGAAAGTAAACATCCCCAAACTATTACTAGAGGTACAAAGACGACTCAAAAGACCAATACCCGGAGATAGTTTACCAAAAATTGTTGTCTTTACTAGTTTCAGACAATCTTGTACTGAAATTATCCGTTTATTAACAGATTGCTTAGGGAAAGATGCAATTGCAGCTAATCAATCTGGACAAACTCGCTCTCAAGTAGAAGAAAACTTAAACAGATTTAAAAAAGACCCCAATTGCTTTGTTTTAGTATGTGATTTTTCTGGAGAAGAAGGTTTAAATTTACAATTTGTTGACTACACAATTCATTTTGACATACCTTGGTCGCCAAATCGTCTAGAGCAAAGAATCGGTAGAGTAGACAGAATTGGTCGCCCATTAAAGGTAGAATTTACAATATTTGCTGGTGTTGATTTACCTGATAGTATTCATGATGCATGGTTTAGCCTTTTGAAAGAAGGGTTTAATATCTTCCAGCAATCAATCGCTAGTTTGCAATTTTATGTAGATGAAAAATTGCCTAAATTAGCTGAAATACTATTTAGAAAAGGAGCAGCGGGACTATTAGAAAGCGTCGAACTCATCAAGCAAGAAATTGTCGAAGAGCAAATAAAAATTAGCGAACAAAATGCCATTGATGAAATTGATGTTCTAGATCGTAGTTCTACCGAATATTTCCAAAGTTTAGATGATTATGACGCTCGCCACCAACAAATGCAGCAAGTTACCGAAGATTGGATTTGCTCAGTGTTGCACTTTAAACATATCAGTAATCCCAATATATCAGGTGCAAAGCGTTATCAAGCTACCGAACGCACATTAATTCCAACTGATGATTTAAAAAACAACTTTGCTAATGCCTTAGAAGGTTTTGGGACATTTAATCGTAGTATCGCTAATCAGCAGCCAGAATTTAAACTTTATCGTATTGGTGAAAAACTTTTAGATTCACTATTATCCTATATCAATTGGGATGATAGAGGTAAAACATATGCTATGTGGCGATTCGATGAAAATTGGGATTCTGGAGAAGGTGAAGAATGGTACGGCTTTAGATTTAATTATGTTGTGGAAACAAACATAACCAATCAGCAAAAAAAGATTACAAATAGCAAAATTTTGCAAAGACGTGTAGATGGTTTATTTCCTCCATTTGTGAAAAGTATATTCATTGATGCCAGGTATGAACCAATGCCAGTTGTTCAAGATGAAAAACTTTTAAATATTCTCCAACTTCCTTATAAATCCAAAGGAAACAGAATTCAGGATTACAACTTAGCCAAAAATAGGTTACAGATTATTGATGAATTTGTCGAACCTAACAAATGGCAGGAAATTTGCACCATTGCACGGCGAAGATCCTTAGAATTGATCACTCAACAGCCAGATTTTAGTCAATTATGTCAGAAAAGTAGTACCTACGCTGAACAAAAGTTAGCTAGAAGATTGGAACAATTGCGTTTACGTTTAAATCGACTTAAGGAACAAGGGCAAGGTTCTCATGCAGCACTAGAACAGGAACTTAATAACGAAATAGAATTAAGTAAAGTCATTATTGAAGGAATTCAAAATCCTTTAATTCGCCTGGATTCTGTCGGTTTTATGATTGTTTCAGGACGACAACCTGCTTATGTTGACGAAGACTAATTTTTGACATCTGGTTAGTGGGGTTGAAATCCCCGACTTTTCCAAAAAGTCGGGGATATGATGTATTGAATTACCCTACAACCGCTGGATATTGTTTCAACACCTGCTTCAAATAACTCCCGGTGTAGGATTTTTTATTTTTTGCCACATCTTCGGGTGTTCCCACGGCAATAATTTCTCCTCCTTTATCCCCTCCCTCTGGTCCCAAATCTACTATCCAATCGGAACAACGAATTACATCTAAATTATGCTCAATTAGGAGTACAGAATTACCTTTGTCTACCAACCTTTGCAATACATCCAAAAGTTTATGGACATCATAAAACGATAAACCTGTAGTTGGTTCATCGATTAAATAGAGTGTTTTTCCAGTTGCGCGTCTGGATAATTCTGTCGCTAACTTAATCCGCTGTGCTTCACCACCAGATAAAGTTGTTGCAGGTTGTCCAAGTTGAATATATCCTAAACCAACATCCAATAATGTTTGGAGTTTGACGACAGCTTTAGGAATATTAGTAAAAAATTCCAATGCTTCTTCAACTGTCATATTCAAGACATCAGCAATTGATTTATCTTTGTATTTTACCTGTAGGGTTTCCCGATTATATCTGGCACCTTTACAAACTTCGCATTGGACATATACATCAGGGAGAAAATTCATCTCGATGACGTTGACACCCTGACCACTACAGGCTTCGCAACGTCCACCCTTAACATTAAAAGAGAATTGTCCAGGTTTATAACCTCGTGCTTTTGCTTCGATTGTTTGGGAGAAAACATCACGAATAATATCAAAAACACCTGTATATGTGGCAGGATTAGAACGAGGTGTCCGTCCAATTGGTGATTGATCGATAACTATGGCTTTATCAATTGCATTGAGTCCTTGAATGCCATCAATATCTTTGGGAAATGGAACTCTTTTGGTAATGTGATGTTGTAGTGCTGGATAAAGTAATTCGTTAATTAATGTTGACTTCCCAGAACCAGATACACCTGTCACACTTACAAGTCTGCCTAAAGGAATATCAACACTGATATTTTGGAGGTTGTTACGATTAGCATTTTTAATCATTAAGCTTAAGCCATTTCCTTCCCGTCTTTTGGTTGGGGTTTGGATGACTCTTCTACCTGATAAATATGCACCTGTAAGGGAGTTCTCTGCTGTTAATAAAGACTCCAAATCGCCTTGGGAAACAATATTTCCGCCATGCATCCCTGCACCGGGACCAATATCCACCACATAATCGGCAGCACGGATGGTTTCTTCATCATGTTCCACCACAATTAGGGTATTTCCCAAATCGCGGAGTCGGGTGAGGGTTTTGAGTAATCGTCCGTTATCCCGTTGATGTAAACCGATGCTGGGTTCATCTAAAACATACAATACCCCTGTTAACCCGGAACCAATTTGTGTTGCTAGTCGGATGCGTTGTGCTTCACCACCGGAAAGGGTCATTGCTGGACGGTCAAGACTGAGGTAATCTAAACCAACATCGAGGAGAAATTTTAATCTGGCTTTGACTTCTCGTAAAACTAACTCGGCAATTTGAGCTTGACGGGGATTTAGTTTTAGGGTTTCAATTCGATCTTGAGCGTCACGAATTGACACACTGGTAAAGTCCAAAATCCCGTATTTGCCCAATTTTACAGCTAAAGCTTCCGGTTTTAGGCGCTTTCCATGACAAACTGGACAAGCTTGATCTACTAAATATTGTTCTAATTTTTGTTTAATTAACTCAGAGCCACCTTCATACTGCCGCTGTAAGATGGGGAGGACACCGCGAAAAATCGGAATTTTTTTCCCTTTCTCGTCATCTTGGGGTTTTGTCTCCTTTGATTCTCCGTTGAGAATAGTTTCCCGCTGTTCGTCGGTGAGTTTACTCCACTGGGTTTGTAACTCGAAGTTGTGGGTTTGTCCTAAACTATAAAGTAGTTCTAAGTAATAGGAATTTTCCTTTTCTGACCAGGGTGCGATCGCTGCGTAGACAGGAGCCTCTGGATTTGGTACAACTAACTCTGGAGAAAACCGCTTTAATGTCCCAATTCCATGACAATTTGGACAAGCACCATAGGGGGAGTTGAAGGAAAATAACCTTGGTGATAGTTCTTCCATAACTGCACCATGTTCGGGACAGGCAAAGTTTTCGGAAAATACTAATTCCTGATCTTCTGTCTCTTCCCTGTCTGCTTCAGGCGTATAAAGTATTACCGCTATACCTTCCGAAAGCTTCAGGCATGTAGAGAGAG includes:
- a CDS encoding low molecular weight phosphatase family protein, coding for MQEEKILFLCTGNYYRSRFAEHLFNHQANQEGLDWLADSRGLALERGANNVGKMSHYAVAALRRKGIVLGEDERLPQQLQLIDLKTSVRIIALDKSEHLPLMQERFPQWADKIEYWLVHDIDKTAANEALVQIEMNILDLIRQLTQFKLMNKLT
- the dpdE gene encoding protein DpdE, encoding MILLGSLVSSRNNNLGVGKVVNLSDALATVEYFCSVGQRIERSLPLDSLSRFKLERQTRCYLYQESSKTWIIGRVYEWDEDICRYQIDLPSKKTILVSEKEIYIRCRLPQADPIETLAMKGQETPYFHDRRFALVKSLISQRAVSRGMTGLISANVKLFPHQAEVVRRVLEDPIQRYLLADEVGLGKTIEAGAILRQYLLDETSGYAVVIVPQYLLSQWKTELENKFYISHFPKRVAVLAVEDIQKINPKVKIGLLILDEAHHIAAMGTSKDAAKQKLFEAYRSLAHKCDRLLLLSATPVLNHEQDFLAMLHFLDPSTYQLNDLASFRDKVLKRQDIGRVLLSFKEDADSLVLKTNLKTLRNLFPEDNYLLELTASLEGIIEAKVGDLITTVRAIRTHISDTYRLHRRMLRNRRASVEDVIFDRKITLKAEYDLDERSYDIHEIIEQWRSAAPDEAKYHQIFLLLFRASGTWLGILEQVIKGRLSGISSPVLVQEFGAESNSIITQTPKFTNEDEILQSLLQVIQQPSEDGDRLELLKTVILHHLCEPLKLQSLKVNIPKLLLEVQRRLKRPIPGDSLPKIVVFTSFRQSCTEIIRLLTDCLGKDAIAANQSGQTRSQVEENLNRFKKDPNCFVLVCDFSGEEGLNLQFVDYTIHFDIPWSPNRLEQRIGRVDRIGRPLKVEFTIFAGVDLPDSIHDAWFSLLKEGFNIFQQSIASLQFYVDEKLPKLAEILFRKGAAGLLESVELIKQEIVEEQIKISEQNAIDEIDVLDRSSTEYFQSLDDYDARHQQMQQVTEDWICSVLHFKHISNPNISGAKRYQATERTLIPTDDLKNNFANALEGFGTFNRSIANQQPEFKLYRIGEKLLDSLLSYINWDDRGKTYAMWRFDENWDSGEGEEWYGFRFNYVVETNITNQQKKITNSKILQRRVDGLFPPFVKSIFIDARYEPMPVVQDEKLLNILQLPYKSKGNRIQDYNLAKNRLQIIDEFVEPNKWQEICTIARRRSLELITQQPDFSQLCQKSSTYAEQKLARRLEQLRLRLNRLKEQGQGSHAALEQELNNEIELSKVIIEGIQNPLIRLDSVGFMIVSGRQPAYVDED
- the uvrA gene encoding excinuclease ABC subunit UvrA; the protein is MSETQFAASSNGNPPKLTHDNSNMIRIRGARQHNLKNVDLEIPRDQLIVFTGVSGSGKSSLAFDTIFAEGQRRYVESLSAYARQFLGQLNKPDVEAIEGLSPAISIDQKSTSHNPRSTVGTVTEIYDYMRLLFGRAGEPHCPICDRNIAPQTIDEMVDRIMELPERTKFQILAPVVRGKKGTHKKLVSGLASQGFVRVRIDGEIRELSDSIELDKNITHTIEVVIDRLVKKDGLQERLVDSLSTCLKLSEGIAVILYTPEADREETEDQELVFSENFACPEHGAVMEELSPRLFSFNSPYGACPNCHGIGTLKRFSPELVVPNPEAPVYAAIAPWSEKENSYYLELLYSLGQTHNFELQTQWSKLTDEQRETILNGESKETKPQDDEKGKKIPIFRGVLPILQRQYEGGSELIKQKLEQYLVDQACPVCHGKRLKPEALAVKLGKYGILDFTSVSIRDAQDRIETLKLNPRQAQIAELVLREVKARLKFLLDVGLDYLSLDRPAMTLSGGEAQRIRLATQIGSGLTGVLYVLDEPSIGLHQRDNGRLLKTLTRLRDLGNTLIVVEHDEETIRAADYVVDIGPGAGMHGGNIVSQGDLESLLTAENSLTGAYLSGRRVIQTPTKRREGNGLSLMIKNANRNNLQNISVDIPLGRLVSVTGVSGSGKSTLINELLYPALQHHITKRVPFPKDIDGIQGLNAIDKAIVIDQSPIGRTPRSNPATYTGVFDIIRDVFSQTIEAKARGYKPGQFSFNVKGGRCEACSGQGVNVIEMNFLPDVYVQCEVCKGARYNRETLQVKYKDKSIADVLNMTVEEALEFFTNIPKAVVKLQTLLDVGLGYIQLGQPATTLSGGEAQRIKLATELSRRATGKTLYLIDEPTTGLSFYDVHKLLDVLQRLVDKGNSVLLIEHNLDVIRCSDWIVDLGPEGGDKGGEIIAVGTPEDVAKNKKSYTGSYLKQVLKQYPAVVG
- a CDS encoding AAA family ATPase, with the protein product MDYSYYNSGDNSNPNNNRNNLLANGWRPVQRDFDIGYFWHVLQNDARELSQKSMNLASYYADALGRTNYSWWANLINVTSDYTRGEFEKFWAYITPDPMSPDYRYKDVLSTETPIVQFVSRNNIPIDYVLNRLQEITVLRTLEILGRPDIITQYYSERDFYFPAEKFKSWERLDVINTVYAYWSKEDIWLQIDPYERGRRSYTLMAKNMAPLINKATYDLAVMLSGYQTRVGKVHSQFEIRSFPKDIQSFTDEVQQTILNQHQLAVLVHGEPGTGKTVWTQAVAKEVLMPLGYVIFILDHDAIANFVPPTYLERICIIINEADNLAQNRASEVAQYNNKTEHILSLLDGTLYQSVIDDKGIQSQQRLVILLTCNTTERLDPAMLRKGRVDLMYEFVQKFV
- a CDS encoding RNA ligase family protein, which codes for MSIFKVEVVKIIDIQPHPNADRLDIIRFDGMAYQVITVKGNFNLGDFAFYFPIDSVIPEKYIDAFGIRNYYSKKLRAAKLRGIFSEGLLIPVDEDFSGKIGDDYTEYFGVKKYEYPIPQGMSGDMESHIGQYRFPSPENIKRYRDVLITGEEVVVSEKLHGTNFTVLVEADGTVKIGSHNYFWKNNDINQNLVYIRAYRETESLQKLPPETQVFGEIYGVQDIKYGLSQGKIGLALFAVRHQGVFLNYNSFIDFCQKYSLPTVPILYQGAFSWDIVEKFNNIDSVLFPSCMMEGVIIQPTIERTHPEIGRVVLKSISDRYLLRQGGTELH
- the hpf gene encoding ribosome hibernation-promoting factor, HPF/YfiA family, with protein sequence MKDKLQITFHNVDASPAVEEKISENVNKLERFYDHIISCRVTVDNPHRHQRKGNLYHVRIDITVPNGELVVNRNPLDEPNHSDVYVAIRDAFEAARRQLQDYVGLQRDEARKTVVVMPKI